From Cellulosimicrobium sp. ES-005, one genomic window encodes:
- a CDS encoding alpha/beta hydrolase, with amino-acid sequence MELTQRVTTLRREARERALARPRWPFAGTVQDETRDGVGLRRYVPDAHGSRREPTTAVVFLHGGYGLFGDLELQDASCRRLATALSTTVVSVDYRLAPEGTLAEATDDALVALALLATEGVGRPALFGDSAGGAVAVAAAHRAHGTPLAPAWLALTNPNLDLTLGSFDPDRPGGPDAALSAESFRAWTRVADLADAPRLDLDASLLPTTFLAVGDQDALLPEARTLAASCARDGVRCELVEVPGASHGFLGGDAAPGVLADLRAFVGAV; translated from the coding sequence GTGGAGCTCACCCAGAGGGTCACGACGCTGCGACGCGAGGCGCGCGAGCGCGCCCTGGCCCGTCCGCGGTGGCCGTTCGCGGGGACGGTGCAGGACGAGACGCGGGACGGCGTCGGGCTGCGACGCTACGTCCCGGACGCGCACGGCTCCCGCCGCGAGCCCACGACCGCAGTCGTGTTCCTGCACGGCGGGTACGGGCTGTTCGGGGACCTGGAGCTGCAGGACGCCTCGTGCCGACGCCTCGCGACCGCGCTCTCGACCACCGTCGTCTCCGTCGACTACCGGCTCGCGCCCGAGGGCACGCTCGCCGAGGCGACCGACGACGCGCTCGTCGCGCTCGCGCTCCTCGCCACGGAGGGAGTCGGGAGGCCGGCCCTGTTCGGCGACTCCGCGGGCGGGGCCGTCGCGGTCGCCGCCGCGCACCGGGCCCACGGCACGCCGCTCGCCCCGGCGTGGCTCGCGCTCACCAACCCGAACCTCGACCTGACGCTCGGGTCGTTCGACCCGGACCGGCCGGGCGGGCCCGACGCCGCGCTGTCCGCGGAGTCCTTCCGCGCCTGGACCCGGGTCGCGGACCTCGCGGACGCGCCGCGGCTCGACCTCGACGCGTCGCTGCTCCCGACGACGTTCCTCGCGGTCGGCGACCAGGACGCGCTGCTCCCCGAGGCACGGACGCTCGCCGCGTCGTGCGCGCGCGACGGCGTCCGCTGCGAGCTCGTCGAGGTGCCCGGCGCGAGCCACGGGTTCCTCGGCGGCGACGCCGCGCCCGGGGTCCTCGCGGACCTCCGGGCGTTCGTCGGCGCCGTCTGA
- a CDS encoding sugar phosphate isomerase/epimerase, whose amino-acid sequence MSKSQMTRRSLIKALATSTVAVGLGAAVAPAAGAAPAPTAAGPLAAAGNGRLVPPGKIGIQLYSIRDKVSSLGFRTVFEQLADIGYSEIEFAGYTQNQVGPITPEEIRQLLDDNGLRAVGSHVGINALRTDLPRQLEIANILGMPHVGTANAPSNVNTVDGYRAAADEFNAWGAQASAAGLKLYQHNHAGEFAFATDQPEVRLYDVFFDNTDPRHVFLEMDVYWAFVGQYRFPGFEPIDYVRNNPHRYPLLHLKDGARNEANPNGFDIIEFDAGDLPYREFLRATKARGTRWGIWEQDNAPTTAVPPNPVDSFGNARRSYTSILGLRG is encoded by the coding sequence ATGAGCAAGTCTCAGATGACGCGCCGCAGCCTGATCAAGGCGCTCGCGACGTCGACCGTGGCCGTGGGCCTCGGTGCCGCCGTCGCGCCGGCGGCCGGCGCCGCCCCCGCCCCGACGGCCGCCGGGCCGCTCGCGGCCGCGGGCAACGGTCGCCTGGTCCCCCCGGGCAAGATCGGCATCCAGCTCTACTCGATCCGTGACAAGGTCTCGAGCCTCGGGTTCCGGACCGTGTTCGAGCAGCTCGCGGACATCGGCTACTCGGAGATCGAGTTCGCCGGCTACACCCAGAACCAGGTCGGGCCGATCACTCCCGAGGAGATCCGTCAGCTCCTCGACGACAACGGGCTGCGCGCCGTCGGCTCCCACGTCGGCATCAACGCGCTGCGCACCGACCTCCCGCGCCAGCTCGAGATCGCCAACATCCTCGGCATGCCGCACGTCGGCACGGCGAACGCGCCGTCGAACGTCAACACGGTCGACGGGTACCGCGCCGCCGCGGACGAGTTCAACGCCTGGGGTGCCCAGGCGAGCGCCGCAGGGCTCAAGCTCTACCAGCACAACCACGCGGGCGAGTTCGCGTTCGCGACGGACCAGCCCGAGGTGCGTCTGTACGACGTCTTCTTCGACAACACCGATCCCCGCCACGTGTTCCTCGAGATGGACGTCTACTGGGCCTTCGTGGGCCAGTACCGCTTCCCCGGCTTCGAGCCCATCGACTACGTGCGCAACAACCCGCACCGCTACCCGCTCCTGCACCTCAAGGACGGGGCGCGCAACGAGGCGAACCCGAACGGGTTCGACATCATCGAGTTCGACGCGGGCGACCTGCCCTACCGCGAGTTCCTCCGCGCGACGAAGGCGCGCGGCACGCGCTGGGGCATCTGGGAGCAGGACAACGCCCCGACGACCGCCGTCCCGCCGAACCCGGTCGACTCGTTCGGCAACGCCCGGCGCAGCTACACGTCGATCCTCGGCCTGCGCGGCTGA
- a CDS encoding PQQ-binding-like beta-propeller repeat protein, producing the protein MSRRRGPGHGRIAFELEEGSHAADGAPDGDPAGAPAGTGSPDGDTGSADPDAARATRTARRRRRRGALVAAAAAVAVVGGMIVVDAVSSRGSLETVRRAVGGVEPLPAAPTELWTVPAQTAGNPATLPGLVVLVRDDEAVAHDLDTGDVRWTVPLPPTSRCGGELVVSASAPVPDDELVCVTDDVPSPLDATTALTPLGDEPVPAAEGAEVTVIDAEGNAETRTLDATRGWSAPGPDGSVARFRRAGDAPDGPRVTVDPTTGVPSDLSAGRPAVVTLEDARTGQVRWEHELPFVPEEGSCAPYSDTESVTYADVDGATFVLGAGLVVVQGCGVDAWFTADGTRVDDPRAPADVLSRLPDGALSRAVPRESVADGAPSPGPPVVLEPSGEVRWEPPGTVLVPQATDGAAGGLVLSREVTSLVARDATGARRWESAGVNGAESAYVVAAGTAVVRQGMGNVVVGVDVETGRVLWTRTAEVLAPPEPDDAPTPAPMSMVTQAFTDGARALLVVTTWSEDGEDTARLVALDLRDGDVEWRGDATTGSWYVAVQGRLLRADRGDATVTRLG; encoded by the coding sequence ATGTCTCGACGTCGAGGTCCCGGTCACGGTCGGATCGCGTTCGAGCTCGAGGAGGGTTCGCACGCCGCGGACGGGGCTCCTGACGGCGACCCGGCGGGCGCGCCGGCGGGCACCGGCTCCCCGGACGGCGACACCGGGAGCGCGGACCCTGACGCCGCGCGCGCGACCCGCACCGCACGGCGGCGACGCCGACGGGGAGCCCTCGTCGCGGCCGCAGCGGCCGTGGCCGTCGTGGGCGGCATGATCGTCGTGGACGCCGTGTCGTCGCGCGGGTCGCTCGAGACGGTGCGGCGTGCGGTCGGCGGCGTCGAGCCCCTCCCGGCCGCACCGACCGAGCTCTGGACCGTGCCGGCGCAGACGGCGGGGAACCCCGCCACGCTGCCCGGTCTCGTCGTCCTCGTGCGGGACGACGAGGCGGTGGCCCACGACCTCGACACCGGCGACGTCCGGTGGACGGTGCCGCTCCCGCCCACCTCGCGGTGCGGCGGCGAGCTCGTGGTCTCCGCGTCGGCCCCGGTGCCCGACGACGAGCTCGTGTGCGTGACGGACGACGTCCCGTCGCCCCTCGATGCGACGACCGCCCTCACGCCGCTCGGAGACGAGCCGGTCCCCGCCGCCGAGGGCGCGGAGGTCACCGTGATCGACGCCGAGGGGAACGCCGAGACCCGCACGCTGGACGCGACGCGCGGCTGGTCCGCGCCCGGTCCGGACGGGAGCGTCGCCCGGTTCCGCCGAGCGGGCGACGCGCCGGACGGTCCGCGCGTCACGGTCGACCCGACGACGGGTGTGCCCTCCGACCTCTCCGCCGGCCGCCCCGCCGTCGTCACGCTGGAGGACGCGAGGACGGGCCAGGTCCGCTGGGAGCACGAGCTCCCGTTCGTGCCCGAGGAGGGTTCGTGCGCGCCGTACTCCGACACGGAGAGCGTCACCTACGCCGACGTCGACGGTGCGACGTTCGTCCTGGGCGCAGGGCTCGTCGTCGTGCAGGGATGCGGGGTCGACGCCTGGTTCACGGCCGACGGGACGCGGGTCGACGACCCACGGGCGCCCGCCGACGTGCTCTCGCGGCTTCCCGACGGCGCGCTCTCCCGCGCAGTCCCACGGGAATCCGTCGCCGACGGCGCGCCGTCGCCGGGACCCCCGGTCGTGCTGGAGCCGTCGGGCGAGGTCCGCTGGGAGCCCCCGGGCACGGTGCTCGTCCCGCAGGCCACGGACGGCGCCGCGGGCGGCCTCGTCCTCTCGCGCGAGGTCACCTCTCTCGTCGCCCGCGACGCGACGGGCGCACGACGCTGGGAGAGCGCCGGGGTGAACGGCGCCGAGTCCGCCTACGTCGTCGCGGCCGGCACTGCCGTGGTCCGCCAGGGGATGGGCAACGTCGTCGTGGGCGTCGACGTGGAGACCGGACGCGTGCTCTGGACGCGAACCGCCGAGGTGCTGGCCCCGCCCGAGCCCGACGACGCCCCGACCCCCGCCCCGATGTCGATGGTCACGCAGGCGTTCACGGACGGGGCGCGGGCGCTGCTCGTCGTGACGACCTGGTCGGAGGACGGCGAGGACACCGCGCGGCTCGTCGCGCTCGACCTCCGCGACGGTGACGTCGAGTGGCGCGGCGACGCGACGACCGGCTCGTGGTACGTCGCGGTCCAGGGCCGGCTGCTGCGCGCGGACCGCGGGGACGCGACCGTCACCCGGCTGGGCTGA
- a CDS encoding nuclear transport factor 2 family protein — MTEDPRTRTAFAALLRAWGDSLVANDPAAIDAFVDPGWVVVGTDGNAQPRAGFLAVVASGELVHTEMSSELVAVSVHDDVAVTLARGVSAGTWRGTPFRDEEWSVDTFVRRGDAWRCVHTALVPARSGGT, encoded by the coding sequence ATGACGGAGGACCCGAGGACCCGTACGGCATTCGCCGCGCTTCTGCGCGCGTGGGGTGACTCGCTCGTCGCGAACGACCCCGCCGCGATCGACGCGTTCGTCGACCCGGGCTGGGTGGTCGTGGGGACGGACGGGAACGCGCAGCCCCGCGCCGGGTTCCTCGCGGTCGTCGCGTCGGGGGAGCTCGTGCACACCGAGATGTCGTCCGAGCTCGTCGCGGTGAGCGTGCACGACGACGTCGCGGTCACCCTCGCGCGCGGCGTGTCCGCGGGCACGTGGCGGGGGACGCCGTTCCGCGACGAGGAGTGGTCGGTCGACACGTTCGTCCGTCGCGGCGACGCGTGGCGCTGCGTCCACACCGCGCTCGTCCCCGCCAGGTCGGGCGGGACCTGA
- a CDS encoding DNA alkylation repair protein produces MPPYTTATDFRADLLARATAAQRRAYARHFPGDDTLAGVRMGDVFTLAKGALDLPVDQIELLLEDRVHEVRAGGCSIMGKAATARRVTVERHAELVELFLRRHDRIDTWDLVDLTAYQVLGSWLLDRPRDVLDDLARAPDWPRRRSAIVATAAFLRRGQVDDTFRLSEVLVDDPEPYVQKGVGWMLRHAGDVEPERLRTFLEDHAATMPRDVLRAAVEKLPPAERKEWLAR; encoded by the coding sequence ATGCCGCCGTACACCACGGCGACCGACTTCCGCGCCGACCTGCTCGCGCGCGCGACCGCGGCCCAGCGCCGCGCCTACGCGCGGCACTTCCCGGGCGACGACACGCTCGCCGGGGTGCGCATGGGCGACGTGTTCACGCTCGCGAAGGGTGCGCTCGACCTGCCGGTGGACCAGATCGAGCTGCTCCTCGAGGACCGCGTGCACGAGGTGCGGGCCGGCGGCTGCTCGATCATGGGCAAGGCCGCGACGGCCCGGCGCGTCACCGTCGAGCGGCACGCGGAGCTCGTCGAGCTCTTCCTGCGCCGCCACGACCGGATCGACACGTGGGACCTCGTCGACCTCACCGCCTACCAGGTGCTCGGGTCGTGGCTCCTCGACCGGCCACGGGACGTCCTCGACGACCTCGCCCGCGCGCCGGACTGGCCGCGCCGGCGCTCCGCGATCGTCGCGACGGCCGCCTTCCTGCGGCGCGGCCAGGTCGACGACACGTTCCGGCTCTCCGAGGTCCTCGTCGACGACCCCGAGCCCTACGTGCAGAAGGGCGTCGGGTGGATGCTGCGCCACGCGGGCGACGTCGAGCCCGAGCGGCTGCGGACGTTCCTCGAGGACCACGCCGCGACCATGCCGCGCGACGTGCTGCGGGCCGCGGTGGAGAAGCTGCCGCCCGCGGAGCGCAAGGAGTGGCTCGCACGCTGA
- a CDS encoding 3-hydroxyacyl-CoA dehydrogenase: MRIEGTVALVTGGASGLGRATAEGLVAAGARVVLADLASSDGVAVAGALGDAARFVPTDVTSEDDVARALDAADDLGGARVVVSCAGIVLAQRVLGKSGVHALDAFRRVVDVNLVGTFNVVRLVAERMLALDPLGPDGPGPDGEERGVVVQTASVAAFDGQVGQAAYAASKAGVAGLTLPLARDLAQHRIRVMTIAPGIFRTPMMASLPEAAQESLGAQVPHPSRLGRPEEYAHLVRAIVENPMLNGEVVRLDGAIRMAPR; this comes from the coding sequence ATGCGGATCGAGGGCACGGTCGCCCTGGTGACCGGAGGGGCCTCGGGCCTCGGGCGCGCGACGGCGGAGGGCCTGGTCGCGGCAGGGGCGCGGGTGGTCCTCGCGGACCTCGCGTCGTCCGACGGCGTCGCGGTCGCCGGGGCGCTGGGCGACGCGGCGCGGTTCGTCCCCACGGACGTGACGAGCGAGGACGACGTGGCGCGGGCGCTGGACGCCGCGGACGACCTGGGCGGGGCGCGCGTCGTCGTGAGCTGCGCCGGGATCGTGCTCGCGCAGCGCGTGCTCGGGAAGTCCGGCGTGCACGCCCTGGACGCCTTCCGGCGCGTCGTGGACGTCAACCTCGTCGGGACGTTCAACGTCGTCCGCCTCGTGGCCGAGCGCATGCTCGCCCTCGACCCCCTGGGGCCTGACGGCCCCGGTCCGGACGGGGAGGAGCGCGGCGTCGTCGTGCAGACGGCGTCGGTCGCGGCGTTCGACGGGCAGGTCGGGCAGGCCGCCTACGCGGCCTCCAAGGCGGGCGTCGCGGGCCTCACGCTGCCGCTCGCGCGCGACCTCGCGCAGCACCGGATCCGGGTGATGACCATCGCACCGGGCATCTTCCGCACCCCCATGATGGCGTCGCTCCCCGAGGCGGCGCAGGAGTCGCTCGGCGCGCAGGTGCCGCACCCGAGTCGGCTCGGGCGGCCGGAGGAGTACGCGCACCTGGTGCGCGCGATCGTCGAGAACCCGATGCTCAACGGCGAGGTGGTGCGCCTCGACGGCGCGATCCGCATGGCGCCGCGCTGA
- a CDS encoding glutathione peroxidase: MSLYDIPFDAMDGTTRTLREHADDVVLVVNVASRCGLAPQYATLEAMHEKYRDRGFTVIGFPSNQFLQELGTNEAIQEFCSLTYGVTFPVVDRVRVNGRHAHPLYQELKKAPDAEGKAGRVTWNFEKFVVLPGGEVHRFRPRTLPDDPAIVDLVEAHLPR; this comes from the coding sequence ATGAGCCTGTACGACATCCCGTTCGACGCCATGGACGGGACGACGCGCACCCTGCGCGAGCACGCGGACGACGTCGTGCTCGTCGTGAACGTCGCGTCGCGGTGCGGCCTCGCGCCGCAGTACGCGACGCTCGAGGCGATGCACGAGAAGTACCGCGACCGCGGGTTCACCGTCATCGGGTTCCCGAGCAACCAGTTCCTCCAGGAGCTCGGCACCAACGAGGCGATCCAGGAGTTCTGCTCGCTGACGTACGGCGTGACGTTCCCCGTGGTCGACCGCGTGCGCGTCAACGGGCGGCACGCGCACCCGCTCTACCAGGAGCTCAAGAAGGCGCCGGACGCCGAGGGGAAGGCCGGCCGGGTCACGTGGAACTTCGAGAAGTTCGTGGTCCTCCCCGGCGGCGAGGTGCACCGCTTCCGCCCCCGTACCCTCCCCGACGACCCGGCCATCGTCGACCTCGTCGAGGCGCACCTGCCGCGCTGA
- a CDS encoding uridine kinase has product MRVEPVTEDVLVDRVVDRVLGFRRRDRATVPDGAVRLLVDGHPSTHPEALADRLVAPLRAAGRPVARVRVEDFWRPASLRLERGREDPDALLDEWIDVAGLNREVLDAVGPGGTGRYLPSLRDPATSRSTRAAPVAAEPGLVVVLDGALSLGRGLAVDLSVHLALRDATLARRTAPADAWTLDAYARYEREVRPAEAADVVVRVDDARHPALVVR; this is encoded by the coding sequence GTGCGCGTCGAACCGGTGACCGAGGACGTGCTCGTGGACCGGGTCGTGGACCGCGTCCTCGGGTTCCGGCGCCGCGACCGGGCGACGGTGCCCGACGGCGCGGTGCGGCTCCTCGTCGACGGCCACCCGTCGACGCACCCCGAGGCGCTCGCGGACCGGCTCGTCGCCCCGCTGCGCGCGGCGGGCCGACCCGTCGCGCGGGTCCGCGTGGAGGACTTCTGGCGCCCCGCGTCGCTGCGGCTCGAGCGCGGTCGCGAGGACCCGGACGCGCTGCTCGACGAGTGGATCGACGTGGCGGGCCTCAACCGCGAGGTGCTCGACGCCGTCGGCCCGGGCGGGACGGGTCGCTACCTGCCGAGCCTGCGCGACCCGGCGACGAGCCGGTCCACGCGGGCGGCGCCCGTCGCCGCGGAGCCGGGGCTCGTCGTCGTGCTCGACGGCGCGCTGTCCCTCGGCCGTGGGCTCGCGGTGGACCTCTCCGTGCACCTCGCGCTGCGCGACGCGACCCTCGCGCGCCGCACCGCGCCCGCGGACGCGTGGACTCTCGACGCGTACGCGCGCTACGAGCGGGAGGTCCGGCCTGCGGAGGCGGCCGACGTCGTCGTGCGGGTCGACGACGCGCGGCACCCCGCGCTCGTCGTGCGCTGA
- a CDS encoding MFS transporter, whose translation MTAPFRPGTVREAAGGIVALGLATFVAITTELVPVGLLPLLSADLDVTESVAGLLVTAYAVMVAALAVPLTLGTARLPRKGLLLTTLVLYTVSNVLVAVAPTFAVVAAARALGGASHAVFFSVSIGYASRLVLPHLTGRALSLVTTGAAVGFVLGVPLTTTLGTAIGWRPAFGVLAGACALATVLIAFLLPPVPGGGAPPSDASSASRRSALAVATTTNALTYLGQYTVYTFVSLLLLGAGLQESALGPALLVLGALGLVGTAFAAARLDHRPRRTTVVTLVAVVAGMLAVGLAFPGTVGVLVAIGVWSAGFGAVAPVFQAAAIRAHGASPDLTGALVNASSNVGIGGGAALGALVLARSGLDVVPLLGAGIVAGALVVVLVARRTFPARPTAATAVADVSTADAPVADAPVADAPGPEMPSDQEGPRA comes from the coding sequence ATGACCGCACCCTTCCGGCCGGGCACGGTGCGCGAGGCCGCGGGCGGCATCGTCGCCCTGGGCCTCGCGACGTTCGTGGCGATCACGACCGAGCTCGTGCCCGTCGGGCTGCTGCCGCTCCTCAGCGCGGACCTGGACGTCACCGAGTCCGTCGCAGGCCTGCTCGTCACGGCGTACGCGGTCATGGTCGCGGCGCTCGCCGTGCCGCTGACGCTCGGCACCGCCCGGCTCCCGCGCAAGGGACTGCTGCTGACGACGCTCGTGCTCTACACGGTGAGCAACGTGCTCGTCGCCGTCGCGCCGACGTTCGCCGTCGTCGCGGCGGCGCGAGCCCTGGGCGGCGCGTCGCACGCGGTGTTCTTCTCGGTGAGCATCGGGTACGCGTCGCGGCTCGTGCTGCCGCACCTCACGGGGCGCGCGCTCTCGCTCGTCACCACCGGGGCGGCGGTCGGGTTCGTGCTCGGCGTCCCGCTGACGACGACGCTCGGCACCGCGATCGGCTGGCGTCCCGCGTTCGGCGTCCTCGCGGGCGCGTGCGCACTGGCCACCGTGCTCATCGCGTTCCTGCTGCCGCCCGTGCCGGGAGGCGGCGCTCCGCCGTCGGACGCGTCGAGCGCGAGCCGACGCTCCGCGCTCGCGGTGGCCACGACCACGAACGCTCTCACGTACCTGGGCCAGTACACGGTCTACACGTTCGTGTCGCTCCTGCTCCTGGGCGCGGGCCTGCAGGAGTCGGCGCTCGGCCCGGCGCTCCTCGTGCTCGGGGCGCTGGGGCTCGTCGGGACGGCGTTCGCCGCCGCGCGCCTCGACCACCGGCCGCGCCGGACGACGGTCGTCACGCTCGTCGCGGTCGTGGCGGGCATGCTCGCGGTCGGGCTCGCGTTCCCCGGGACCGTGGGGGTGCTCGTCGCGATCGGCGTGTGGAGCGCGGGGTTCGGCGCCGTCGCACCGGTGTTCCAGGCCGCGGCGATCCGCGCGCACGGGGCGTCGCCGGACCTCACGGGAGCGCTCGTCAACGCGTCGTCGAACGTCGGCATCGGCGGCGGCGCCGCGCTCGGCGCGCTCGTCCTCGCGCGGTCCGGGCTCGACGTCGTCCCGCTCCTCGGGGCGGGGATCGTCGCCGGCGCGCTCGTCGTGGTCCTCGTCGCGCGGCGCACGTTCCCCGCGCGGCCGACCGCGGCGACGGCGGTGGCGGACGTGTCGACGGCCGACGCGCCGGTGGCCGACGCGCCGGTAGCGGACGCGCCGGGGCCGGAAATGCCCTCCGACCAGGAGGGCCCGCGTGCCTAG
- a CDS encoding VOC family protein, giving the protein MTTTVRQVQVTFDCARPERVARFWCEVLGYVPPSPPDGFATWDDANAALPPEQRDAWFACSDPDGVGPRLYFQRVPEGKVVKNRVHLDVRVGTGLVGAERLATLEAERDRLVALGATCVRVMVADEENESCIVMQDVEGNEFCLD; this is encoded by the coding sequence ATGACGACGACGGTCAGGCAGGTCCAGGTCACGTTCGACTGCGCGCGGCCGGAGCGCGTCGCCCGGTTCTGGTGCGAGGTGCTCGGCTACGTCCCGCCGTCGCCCCCGGACGGCTTCGCCACGTGGGACGACGCGAACGCCGCGCTCCCGCCCGAGCAGCGGGACGCGTGGTTCGCGTGCAGCGACCCGGACGGCGTCGGCCCCCGCCTGTACTTCCAGCGCGTCCCCGAGGGCAAGGTCGTCAAGAACCGGGTGCACCTCGACGTGCGCGTCGGGACCGGGCTCGTCGGCGCCGAGCGCCTCGCGACGCTGGAGGCCGAGCGCGACCGTCTGGTCGCCCTCGGCGCGACGTGCGTGCGCGTCATGGTCGCGGACGAGGAGAACGAGTCGTGCATCGTCATGCAGGACGTCGAGGGCAACGAGTTCTGCCTGGACTGA
- a CDS encoding FCD domain-containing protein: protein MNPEQSDTREPLRRVGLIDQAAARFRDEVVSGRWPVGERIPTEVALVAEFGIGRNTVREALQSLVHAGLLRREQGRGTFVISRSELTGTLERQLAGGTRRHYLELRLALDSTAASLAAASRTDADVVLLRELRDRREAAWSTDDPDARASADLDLHRAIVEATHNPLYVTLYSSMLDVFAVHMRDEENEDEDAAHRHHHELVEAIADADADAAAEAVAAIMDPFLR from the coding sequence ATGAATCCTGAGCAGTCTGACACGCGTGAGCCGCTGCGTCGAGTAGGACTCATCGACCAGGCGGCGGCACGGTTCCGCGACGAGGTGGTCTCCGGGCGCTGGCCCGTCGGCGAGCGCATCCCGACCGAGGTCGCCCTGGTGGCCGAGTTCGGCATCGGGCGGAACACGGTCCGCGAGGCGCTCCAGTCGCTGGTGCACGCGGGCCTGCTGCGCCGCGAGCAGGGGCGTGGCACCTTCGTCATCTCCCGCTCCGAGCTGACCGGCACCCTCGAGCGTCAGCTCGCCGGAGGCACGCGCCGCCACTACCTCGAGCTGCGCCTCGCCCTGGACAGCACCGCGGCCTCGCTCGCCGCCGCGAGCCGCACGGACGCCGACGTCGTGCTGCTGCGCGAGCTGCGCGACCGGCGGGAGGCGGCGTGGTCGACCGACGATCCCGACGCGCGCGCGAGCGCGGACCTCGACCTGCACCGCGCGATCGTGGAGGCGACGCACAACCCCCTGTACGTGACGCTGTACTCGAGCATGCTCGACGTGTTCGCCGTCCACATGCGCGACGAGGAGAACGAGGACGAGGACGCGGCCCACCGGCACCACCACGAGCTGGTCGAGGCGATCGCCGACGCCGACGCGGACGCTGCCGCGGAGGCGGTGGCCGCGATCATGGACCCGTTCCTGCGCTGA
- a CDS encoding MFS transporter produces MATLSPTRVPAGRVRLTLWAGLAVALTAINLRTAVTGFTPLLETIGADLGYGVAVAGLLGTVPAVSFGLFGFLAPVVTRRFGLERTATVALALTALSLVLRAISPSTTWLVASTVLALAGIGAANVVIVPLVKAWFPDRIALWTSLYLILMQTGQFVAPLLAVPVAEATSWRFSVGIWAGPAALAAVVWLVLATRMPANHHAPGTSTAVGARPRIGRSSTVWGLVVLFAAISLSNYGIITWVPAVLTDAGGSAALGGTMVALYSAWGMAAALVVPHLATRLANPFVVVVVCAVVLVTGYVGLLLSPLDGTALWMCALGIGVSTFPLCMTLINRRTRTPQTASAVSGFVQGLGYALACFGPIGLGLLREATGSWSVPLLVLAATAVPGVVGGWFACRPRFVEDTVPSVPVADRPSPR; encoded by the coding sequence ATGGCCACACTCTCCCCCACCCGCGTCCCCGCCGGGCGGGTCCGCCTCACCCTGTGGGCCGGGCTCGCCGTCGCGCTGACGGCGATCAACCTCCGGACCGCCGTCACGGGGTTCACCCCGCTGCTGGAGACCATCGGCGCCGACCTCGGCTACGGCGTGGCCGTGGCCGGCCTGCTCGGCACCGTCCCCGCGGTGTCGTTCGGGCTCTTCGGGTTCCTCGCTCCCGTGGTGACGCGCAGGTTCGGGCTCGAGCGCACGGCCACGGTCGCCCTGGCGCTGACGGCCCTGTCGCTCGTGCTGCGCGCGATCTCCCCGTCGACCACCTGGCTGGTGGCGTCGACCGTGCTGGCCCTCGCCGGGATCGGCGCGGCGAACGTCGTGATCGTCCCCCTGGTGAAGGCGTGGTTCCCGGACCGGATCGCCCTGTGGACGTCGCTCTACCTGATCCTCATGCAGACCGGTCAGTTCGTCGCCCCGCTCCTCGCCGTCCCCGTCGCCGAGGCGACCAGCTGGCGGTTCTCGGTCGGGATCTGGGCGGGGCCCGCGGCGCTCGCCGCCGTCGTGTGGCTCGTCCTGGCGACCCGGATGCCCGCGAACCACCACGCGCCCGGCACCTCGACCGCCGTCGGCGCGAGACCGCGGATCGGCCGGTCCTCGACCGTGTGGGGCCTCGTCGTCCTGTTCGCGGCGATCTCGCTCTCGAACTACGGGATCATCACGTGGGTCCCGGCCGTGCTCACCGACGCGGGCGGCAGCGCCGCGCTGGGCGGCACCATGGTCGCCCTCTACTCCGCCTGGGGCATGGCCGCCGCGCTGGTCGTCCCGCACCTCGCCACGCGCCTGGCGAACCCGTTCGTCGTGGTCGTCGTGTGCGCCGTCGTGCTCGTGACCGGGTACGTCGGCCTGCTCCTCTCCCCGCTCGACGGGACGGCGCTCTGGATGTGCGCGCTGGGGATCGGGGTGAGCACGTTCCCGCTGTGCATGACCCTCATCAACCGGCGGACCCGGACTCCGCAGACCGCGTCGGCCGTGTCGGGCTTCGTCCAGGGCCTCGGGTACGCGCTGGCGTGCTTCGGCCCGATCGGCCTGGGCCTGCTGCGCGAGGCGACCGGGTCGTGGTCGGTCCCGCTCCTCGTGCTCGCCGCCACCGCCGTCCCCGGCGTGGTCGGGGGCTGGTTCGCCTGCCGCCCCCGCTTCGTGGAGGACACCGTGCCGTCGGTGCCCGTCGCCGACCGGCCGTCCCCGCGCTGA